The window TCCGGATGAAATCTCGATATATGCCAAGGGATGTTTGGATCTACGCCTGCGATAAACTCTGCTATATCTTTAAATTCGTCATCAGAATCGTTCTCGCCAGGGACAACAAGTGTTGTAATCTCGACCCAAATACCTGATCTTTTCATTGTCTTTATAGAATTTAACACTGGCTCGAGATGTGCCCTGCATTTATCGCGATAAAAATCCTCCCTGAATGACTTAAGGTCTACATTGGCCGCGTCCAAATAAGGCTTGATTGTCTCCAGGGCCTCTTCTGTCATGTAGCCGTTTGTTACAAAGATATTGGAAAGCCCTGCTTCTTTAGCAAGTCTTGCAGTATCATACGCATATTCAAAGAATATAGTTGGCTCTGTGTATGTATAAGAGATGCTTTTGCATCCAGTCCTCTTTGTCTCCTTTACAACTTGTCCTGGTTCCAGCTCATACCCAGACATATCTCTTGCTTGCGATATCTGCCAGTTCTGGCAAAAAGGACATTTAAAATTACATCCTACTGTCGCTATTGAATAAGAAAACGTGCCTGGCAAAAAATGATAGATAGGCTTTTTCTCAATTGGATCAACATGCGAAGCAATAACATCTGCATAAACAAGTGTATATAACTTACCATCCTGGTTCTGTCTCACGCCACAGATACCAAAATTACCATCTGTAATCGTACATCTGTGGCTACACAAACTGCAGCGCACCTTTCCCTCTCCCAACCTTTCATACAACATCGCTTCTCTTATCATATTTTCTTTGCAGAAGGACAAAGTTTAGCCAATGGACACTCTGCACACAAAGGCCTCCTGGCATTACATATGGCCCTGCCATGGTCAACCATCATATAATTAAAATCAAGCCAGTCTTTTTTTTGCACGATTTTTAAAAGATCTTGTTCTGTCTTGTTTGGATCAGTTGCCTTGCTCAATCCCAATCTCCCAGAAAGTCTCTTTACATGCGTATCAACAGCTATGCCCTCTGCCTTTTTAAAGCCGCTCGATAATACTATATTTGCTGTTTTACGCGCTACACCTGCTAAAGAAATAAGCCCGTCCATGCTATCCGGGACCATTCCATTGAAATCTTTAACTATTCTTTTCGAGGCAGCAATAATATTCTTTGCCTTATTCCTGTAAAAACCTGTTGAGCGGATCTCTTTCTCTAAGGTAGACCTTTTTGCCTTTGCAAAACCCTGTACTGTCTTATATTTTTTGAAAAGCCCTGGCGTTATCTTATTGACTCTTTCGTCAGTACACTGGGCAGAAAGGATTGTGGCTATTAAGATCTGAAAGGGTGTCTTGTGGTGTAGTGCAGTGTGGCTTCGAGGATAACTCTTATGCAATATCTTTATGATGTCTACTACTCTATCCTCGCTGGACTTCATCCTACCTTTATGTCTTCTTTCTCAGTAACGCACCTAAAAAATTAACTCCCAGTAAGGCATAGAGCTCTGCCTCTAATAAAACTCCAAACTGATAGAACGCAAAGATAAATGTAGCAACACCTATACCGAATAGTATCTGTGAACTGCTCCTTACAGGTGTTGTCCTTGGCTCGATCATCATGACAAATATAAAGAAATAATTAAGATATGCTACTATATCTAGAAGAGACACGTTGTGAAGAAATGCCTGTGGGGCATGCAAGAAAAGCGAGGTAATAAAGAAACTCATGATTATGCTAAGCCTTTTTATCCTTGAGGCAAAATAGATACCTATCGGAACAAGGATATACCATGAGTACGCTGTCTTCCACTCTGTATACGCCCCAAAAAACAGCACCACTGTAAAGATCCCTAAGGCAGCAGGATTAAATATATGTACCTTGCGAAATCTAATAACATGTTTAGAGACTATTGCAAATATGCTGGCCAGTGCTATAATCAGCCAGCTCCCTTGACTCGATAGAACATACCCGATGATCAAACCGGTCACGATCGAGCTTTCAGTTACTGTAATTTTTTTATTCTTCAGGTAGTTGATCAATGTATCCGTAGCCGCTGAAAATAAAACTGCTATAAAAATGGCAAAGAGAAATAGAAAATCTTTTTCTATAAAGGCAATGTATGCGGCAAATAATCCTAAAAAAAGGCTGAGCTGAACTTTTATCGATGTTAGTTTCATAATAAATGATTCTCCTTTCTACTTAAGCCTGGCCAAATATCTAAACACGCCAAGCAAGGCCTTTGCCCCTTCCCCTGCGGCAATTATAATCTGCTTCTCAGGAACATCAGTAACATCTCCTGCGGCAAATACGCCTGGGACATTAGTACGATTATAGCTATCGACTTTTATCTCTCCCTGCTTATTTTTTTCTATTGCCTCTACAAATGAAGAATTCGGTACAAGGCCTATCTCTACAAATATCCCCTGTACAGGAATTGTCTCTTTCCCTATCTTAACACCTGTCACCATTTTGTCACCTAAAACAGCGCTGACCTGGCTATTATTTAAAATAGTGACTTTATCGCTATTCTTTAATTTTTCCTGCATTATAGGATCGCCTGTCAGGCTATCCGTGATATTTATCATGTGCACGTGTTTTGCTATATTCACTAATTGCAATGCTGCATCAAGCGCTGAGTTCCCACCGCCTATAACCGCAACGTCTTTGCCTGAAAACAAAGGGCCATCGCATGTTGCGCAATACGTAAGGCCTTTATTCTTAAACTCTTTTTCACCTGGCACACCTAATTCTCTTGAGCGTTTGCCTGAGGCAATTATAGCTGTTTTTGTCTCATATTTAGCCTTGTTCGTCTTGACATGGATTAAATTGTCTCTTTTTGTAAGCTCAACAACCTCTTCATTTTCCTTTAAAGGGATATTGTATCGCTTCATATGTTCTTCAAACTTAGACGCAAGGTCAGGACCTGTTACGAATTGATAGCCAGTATAATTTTCTATATCTCCACTCCAGGCAGTCTGCCCTCCAATATCTTTTGAGATGACAATAAAATTCATTTTTTTTCGCGCAGCATAGACAACTGCAGTTATTCCTGCTGGTCCTGCGCCGACAATGATCAGATCAAGCATCTATTTATCTCCATGTCTTATATGATGTGGCGTCAGATCGACTATTTCTCCTACTTCCACAGCTATCAAATATTCTGGCTTGGGCAAAAGTGCCTCTGGATGGCGAGGGTGGCCTTTCTGCCCCTGGATATTTTTGAGAAGCCTAAGGGATATTCTCTTTGTAATCTTTTCTTCCCATTTTTTTACAGTATCAGAGTGTATGTCTTTTTCCTTGACCATCTTTGCCACACCCTTTAAGCAATACCCTATAAACTTATGCTCATCAACAGCTGTTATGCTAATATGCGGGTTTTGCTTTAGGTTTTCGTAGGTCCTTTCTTTATAGACATCGAGTAGATACACCTTTCCTTCTTCTTCTATATCCACTATGCCTTTACAGGAATTGTGCGGACAGCCTTTCTCATCTATGGTTGTAACAATAGTGTAAGGCTGTTTATGAAAAAAACTTATTATGCCCTGATTTAATTTTTTCATGCAATTTCCTTAGAGCCCTGCCATAAGCCATGTATATTACAGTAAGAAGAGGCCAGAATAGTCCCTGGTTTTCCTGTTTTAAGCTTTAAGATTACTTCAGGATCAGTGTAGACTGTGCTTGTATCTGGTCCCTGGCCTGATTCTCCGTGGGATGAGAATTCAAACCTCCCGACTTCATAAGGAGATTTCTCACCCTTAGGAAGAAAATACACCTCTATCCAACGTATATGATGGGCGGTAGTATTGGGATGCGCGATCTCTTTACCCACAGTCACTGTAATAGAAAGTGGCTTATCCTTGGTTATCTCGATTACTGGTACATGCTTTTCCTTTTTCCAATCAGCAGCCTGGAATAGATCCTTAAGTTCAGACATAAAACCTCCTATTTTTTTATAAAATCTACGTATATTGCCAATGCCAGAGCCAGCGCAGATGAAACAAATATAAAAAAGTAATTTATCTTGTCCTTCTTTGAGCTTAATTTACAAATTATAGTACCCAATACATCAAGGTCGTGTTCTGAAAGTTCTTTCTTATTGAGCAATTTATCTTTTAACCCTGTATTATCCAATTCCCTGTGTAAAACTTGATCGTACCTGAACTTGTAGACAAAAAATATAAAAAACCCAACTACACCTATATACCACAGTGCCTTGGCAAAGACTGGATTAACATCTAAAACCAGATTCACTGCCCTCAAAGATATTACAGCAATAAGCGCAATAAAGAAAAGCACCCACGATACTGCAGACTCCTTACACGTCTTCAGCTTAAAACAATCATAACATACAAATTTGTTGTCTTTCATGGTGTATATATGATACTACTGTGGGCTTATTGAGTCAAGGTAAGGAAGGGATTTTAACTCGTAGTAGTAGGCCAGGTTTAAACCTGGCCTACAAAAAAAGTGAGGGCAAGATAAAGCGTAAGGCACGTTTAAACTAAAAACCGCCTTATCTGGTCGTGGCTACCTGCTAATGTCGCTATGCACCTATTGCCTTCCTTATTAATTATAACACGAATATTCTTTTCAACACCAGCTTCGTAATAAGAGTCTCTTAATTTCTTATAGAAAAAATTAGAAGCTTTTCTTTGAGCTTCCAATAAATTGCACCCTGTAGAATAATAAACATCCAAGGCCTCTAAGATTAATCCGACTACCTTTTTTTGCTCTGAACCTAAGCGTTTGGTGCTTCTATTAAAAGATGGTCTATAATAAAGCTCGTATGGCACTTATTTTCCTCTTTTAAGGCTGTCTATCTGCTTCTTTGTAATTCTTTTTTCTTTGCCTTTTTCTTTCTTTGAAAGAGCTTCCAGCTTTTCATAAACATCATCAGAGAATTCAACCCTTCTTACCTCGAGTGGAACGAGCTCAATCTTATCATCAGCGACCTCCACCTCAAACATAGCCCCTTTTTTAAGCTTGAGCACGTCTGTTATCTTCTTAGGTATTGTTATTTGATTTTTCGCTGTCATAGTAACTGTCATTTTCCTCACCTCCCAATATAAGTATACCATAAAGTAAGGAATTCGTCAATATAGAAAGTAAGGAATTAAGGAAAACTAAATCTGTGCCCTCTCTTATATAAGACACATCAGAAGGCGATTTTCTTTCAATTATTTTAGGAAATTTAAAAATCGGGAGGGATTTTAAGTGATAGGGTGTACCCAAATAGGACGTCTACTATTTCGTCCAAATAGGACGTCGCCGCTTGTCACGCTTGTGTGCTTGTCACTTGTATTTGCTATATTTCCTCTTTCAAGTTTTTCCTTCCACGCATAGTCTTTTCTATCTTCTTTATACCGATTGTCAAAAAATTGACACTATCTAGTTTCTTTTTGGCTATCTCTCCAATCTCACCATATTCTGCTCCAGTAAGACGCTTTAGTGCCTCTAGCGCTGAAGATGTCCCCATAGAGACAAGCGCATCTGGAATATTGCTTCTGATTCCTACGCCAATCTCTCCATCCGAGACTATTTTTTCAATAAAATCAACAGCGCCGTCAGTCCCTAAGGTTTTTAGAACGTCAATAAAACCAATCAATAAAAAGTACCTACGTCCAAAGCCTCCATCTTCTTCTTTTTTCAATCCTTTAATCCAGTCGTATAATTTATATAATTCAGGCAATGCTACATCTTCTCCTAAGTAACCTATTAAAGAAATGGCTTTTTGCCCAGAACCAGCATCCTGTTTCTTGATAATCTTTACCAAAATCTTTAAAACATTTTGTTTTTGTGGAATCTCTTTTGTCAAATAATAGGCTCTATTTTTAAGCGCCTCAATCCTTATACCTTTAGGAGCTTTTTCGTCGAGAAAGATATTTAAGTATACATCCTCTGCAATCTCTTTGCTGATATTTCCTATGGAATCGAGTGCGGTCTGAGCTATAGATTTATGTTGGGTTTTACCACATGCAACATTAACCAATGCATCTATTGCCCCTGGATCTTTTAGTTTCTCAAGGGCTTTTATCGCGCGCAATTTAACTGTCCATTTAGCATCAGGATCGGTCAGGGCCTCGACTAATGTACTAAAATATTTTTCGGGAGATTTCTCTATCTGCCAAAATGGTACTCTTTTGTATATAAGAGGATGCCTAACCTTTTTTATAAATAAATCTGAAGAATCCAAAAGCTCCTCAGGCCCTGAAATGATTTCAAAGCCGCCTCCATCACCCTTAAAAAGCCTGCCGGCATCCTCAAAAAGCTTAATCAACTCTATTCTAACAGTGTAGCCAATATGATATAACTGAACACAGTCTAACTTCGCAACTCTATACAATTCACTCGCAACCCTGTCCGCGTTAATATAGTGCCATATTTCAAAATTTCTGAAATCACGACCTGCTTCCTCTCCTAGTTCTATTACAAAATCTAACACGCTAATGCCTATGATATAATCGAACGTCTCATCACTAAAAGGCAGCTGTGTAATACTTCCCCTGCGAATAGGCACTCCATAATCTTGTTTTGCCACTCTTAGCGCGCGCCAATTTATATCACATGCTGTTAGATCAGCATCATATTTTGTTCGCAGGTGGTGACAGAAAAACGACTCCCACCCAGGTGCCAATTCAAGCCCTTTTCTTTTTCTATTGAAAAAATTTCTCAAAAATTCGTCAACCGCTTTATCTCCATTTGAATCTATGCCGTTTATACGACAAAATTCTTGTATGGTACTAAAAGAGAGAGGACTTATCCTCTTCCCTATTAGTTGACCATCTGCATTATATGTACGATACCACTTATCATATTCATCCACAGGCATTAATTTAAATTCTTCCTGAAGCCATAACTCTATTTCCTGCTGCGACCCGCTTAGCAAAACATCAGGACATGATTCATACTCCAATAACCTGAACGATATCCATTCATAAAAATTCATCCTGTCTGTATAGTTGTCGACTTCTATCTTGCCAATTTTTTTCTTAACGTTATTAGGTAGAGAATCTCCGACCGACTTTATCGCAGTTAATATTACTGGTACTCTTTGATCTAACTCAGGATGAATATCAAAAAACTCGATAAAATCAGGATATAACCTCTTTATGAAAAAACCTCGCCAGTTCTTTTTAATGGTCGGTATTATTTTCTCCGAGAAGATTCTCTTGTCTTCAACGAGAGCGGAAACGCCTTGCTCAAACAGATAAAACCGGGGATGTTTTTCTAGCGGGTGTTGCGTGGGAGTAAAGTGCAGATTTCCGGAAGACTCAATCCAGCCTCGACGCTCTAAAAACCTTAAAAAACTTTTAGGATCATCAGGATCGCGTTTACGTCCTTTATCTATATAGACCTCTGCGCCAATTACATTTCTGATAATCTTGTCTAAGCTAAAAGACTCGCCGATTTCAAAGTCCCTCCTAATATACTTGAATAGCTCATAAAAATCTATGAACCGTTCAACAAGATAAGGGGTTTGAACAAATAGCTTTATCATCTCCTGTAGTAAATCAGGGTCCCGGGCAGGCAAATTGAGTTTTATAGTGGTAAGGCCTCTTGCTTTTATTAAATCAACTGTCTCTTTTTCGCGAGATATTTTCCCGAATTCTGACATGCGGTACTCAAGAAACTTGCGTGCCGTACCGTAGTTATTTCTTCCATCTAACTCGTAAGTAACTAAATCTCTCAAGAAAAGGGAGGCCTCGGGCTTTATTCTGTAAATCCTAGCCTTTACAGGCTTATTTTTTGCAAAGCATAAAAATGCTCGGTGCGTACCTTGAAAAATAAAATACTTCCCATTACCTAAATCTAAAACATCTATGCAATGGTCTTCTGTATCAGTAAAGACTTCTATAGTTTGACCAGTTTCATCTAGCATCCTTAACATATCTATTAACTGCAATATGGCAGGAGGATGCATAAATATAGCTTTATTACGCGATATGTGTTTATATTCGTCTGTAATCTCCCATAATTTTTCTTCATCAGGCATCTCTTTTGCTTTAGCAGTGTAGCCAGCCATACCTTCTTTTAATGGCTCTTTTCCCTGAAATTTATATTGACGGCTCAATAGATGCCCCTCTGTGGTACTGGAGAAACTCCCGCATTCTCCAAAAACATGCATCGGCAAATACAGCTTCCAGTCAAGCAGTAGCCTTTTATTGCCTAACCTGAATCCGACACCGTCATCCGTAGCCTCGTATTTAACTGCAGAGATATTGGATGATATTTTATCTTTTAGGGCTTCTAGTCTACTCTTCTCTTCTCCTATACCTGCGGACAGAGGCTTCCTGAGACTAGTACCTGTTGCTGTATTAGCCAACAACAACAGGCCTATCGCAATCACCAAGACCCTTAAATTACACCCTTTTCTAATCATTCTCATAATCTACCCAAAAAAATAGCCTCTGCCTGTCTCATAAGGCTATATTGCTCCTATGTTTATTGTAATGTAATTATACCATATAAATAGGCCTTTGGGAAGAGCTTTTTTAGGCAATTTTTAGGTAATTTAAAATATTGCATTTGCCAACATTCCGAGGGCTATTACTTGGGGTACTGTGATTATTGGGAGCCATATTGCTACGCGCTTGCCTACATTGACCCATAAAAGGCCTATTTCTGTATAATCTGTTACTACGCCTGCCATCAGGAATACGAATGCGTTTCCAAACGCGCCTGTTTGTCTGTATATCTCGAATGCTAATGGAGCTGTGCCTTCTGAGCATACCTCCATAATCGTCGCCACTATAAGAGTCACGATCAAGCCCATAAACGTAGGCCCCATATAATTCTGAAAGATATTATGCGGCATATACGCGCCTACTAAGCTCGCGAGACCGATACCTGCTAATATCCACCACAGAATCATATTGGCAAGTGATAGCGCGCCTTTATATATGCCTTTTATATCATTCATTGAGAACTTATATGATGAAGATCTATTTTTTATATCATGCGCAACAGAAAATCCCACTTTTGTCTCTACGCTATTTTTATTTGTCTCTATGAGGC is drawn from Candidatus Gorgyraea atricola and contains these coding sequences:
- the amrS gene encoding AmmeMemoRadiSam system radical SAM enzyme, with protein sequence MIREAMLYERLGEGKVRCSLCSHRCTITDGNFGICGVRQNQDGKLYTLVYADVIASHVDPIEKKPIYHFLPGTFSYSIATVGCNFKCPFCQNWQISQARDMSGYELEPGQVVKETKRTGCKSISYTYTEPTIFFEYAYDTARLAKEAGLSNIFVTNGYMTEEALETIKPYLDAANVDLKSFREDFYRDKCRAHLEPVLNSIKTMKRSGIWVEITTLVVPGENDSDDEFKDIAEFIAGVDPNIPWHISRFHPDFNYLESEPTPIATLKKAEEIGKATGLRNIHLGNVL
- a CDS encoding FAD-dependent oxidoreductase yields the protein MLDLIIVGAGPAGITAVVYAARKKMNFIVISKDIGGQTAWSGDIENYTGYQFVTGPDLASKFEEHMKRYNIPLKENEEVVELTKRDNLIHVKTNKAKYETKTAIIASGKRSRELGVPGEKEFKNKGLTYCATCDGPLFSGKDVAVIGGGNSALDAALQLVNIAKHVHMINITDSLTGDPIMQEKLKNSDKVTILNNSQVSAVLGDKMVTGVKIGKETIPVQGIFVEIGLVPNSSFVEAIEKNKQGEIKVDSYNRTNVPGVFAAGDVTDVPEKQIIIAAGEGAKALLGVFRYLARLK
- the nth gene encoding endonuclease III — protein: MKSSEDRVVDIIKILHKSYPRSHTALHHKTPFQILIATILSAQCTDERVNKITPGLFKKYKTVQGFAKAKRSTLEKEIRSTGFYRNKAKNIIAASKRIVKDFNGMVPDSMDGLISLAGVARKTANIVLSSGFKKAEGIAVDTHVKRLSGRLGLSKATDPNKTEQDLLKIVQKKDWLDFNYMMVDHGRAICNARRPLCAECPLAKLCPSAKKI
- a CDS encoding RnfABCDGE type electron transport complex subunit D — protein: MKLTSIKVQLSLFLGLFAAYIAFIEKDFLFLFAIFIAVLFSAATDTLINYLKNKKITVTESSIVTGLIIGYVLSSQGSWLIIALASIFAIVSKHVIRFRKVHIFNPAALGIFTVVLFFGAYTEWKTAYSWYILVPIGIYFASRIKRLSIIMSFFITSLFLHAPQAFLHNVSLLDIVAYLNYFFIFVMMIEPRTTPVRSSSQILFGIGVATFIFAFYQFGVLLEAELYALLGVNFLGALLRKKT
- a CDS encoding methyltransferase domain-containing protein; its protein translation is MRMIRKGCNLRVLVIAIGLLLLANTATGTSLRKPLSAGIGEEKSRLEALKDKISSNISAVKYEATDDGVGFRLGNKRLLLDWKLYLPMHVFGECGSFSSTTEGHLLSRQYKFQGKEPLKEGMAGYTAKAKEMPDEEKLWEITDEYKHISRNKAIFMHPPAILQLIDMLRMLDETGQTIEVFTDTEDHCIDVLDLGNGKYFIFQGTHRAFLCFAKNKPVKARIYRIKPEASLFLRDLVTYELDGRNNYGTARKFLEYRMSEFGKISREKETVDLIKARGLTTIKLNLPARDPDLLQEMIKLFVQTPYLVERFIDFYELFKYIRRDFEIGESFSLDKIIRNVIGAEVYIDKGRKRDPDDPKSFLRFLERRGWIESSGNLHFTPTQHPLEKHPRFYLFEQGVSALVEDKRIFSEKIIPTIKKNWRGFFIKRLYPDFIEFFDIHPELDQRVPVILTAIKSVGDSLPNNVKKKIGKIEVDNYTDRMNFYEWISFRLLEYESCPDVLLSGSQQEIELWLQEEFKLMPVDEYDKWYRTYNADGQLIGKRISPLSFSTIQEFCRINGIDSNGDKAVDEFLRNFFNRKRKGLELAPGWESFFCHHLRTKYDADLTACDINWRALRVAKQDYGVPIRRGSITQLPFSDETFDYIIGISVLDFVIELGEEAGRDFRNFEIWHYINADRVASELYRVAKLDCVQLYHIGYTVRIELIKLFEDAGRLFKGDGGGFEIISGPEELLDSSDLFIKKVRHPLIYKRVPFWQIEKSPEKYFSTLVEALTDPDAKWTVKLRAIKALEKLKDPGAIDALVNVACGKTQHKSIAQTALDSIGNISKEIAEDVYLNIFLDEKAPKGIRIEALKNRAYYLTKEIPQKQNVLKILVKIIKKQDAGSGQKAISLIGYLGEDVALPELYKLYDWIKGLKKEEDGGFGRRYFLLIGFIDVLKTLGTDGAVDFIEKIVSDGEIGVGIRSNIPDALVSMGTSSALEALKRLTGAEYGEIGEIAKKKLDSVNFLTIGIKKIEKTMRGRKNLKEEI
- a CDS encoding AbrB/MazE/SpoVT family DNA-binding domain-containing protein; protein product: MTVTMTAKNQITIPKKITDVLKLKKGAMFEVEVADDKIELVPLEVRRVEFSDDVYEKLEALSKKEKGKEKRITKKQIDSLKRGK
- a CDS encoding pyridoxamine 5'-phosphate oxidase family protein produces the protein MKKLNQGIISFFHKQPYTIVTTIDEKGCPHNSCKGIVDIEEEGKVYLLDVYKERTYENLKQNPHISITAVDEHKFIGYCLKGVAKMVKEKDIHSDTVKKWEEKITKRISLRLLKNIQGQKGHPRHPEALLPKPEYLIAVEVGEIVDLTPHHIRHGDK
- a CDS encoding permease — encoded protein: MDSCEHCQKTKWYKNKIVIIAAILGILCILEPFRDAFFMYVHRIWWAILLGLFLGGVIDHFIPRKYISHILASPKKRTILYSVILGFFMSACSHGILALSIQLHKKGASNPAVVAFLLASPWANLPLTIMLMAFFGIKALYIVLCAIIIAITTGLIFQVLQAKGLIETNKNSVETKVGFSVAHDIKNRSSSYKFSMNDIKGIYKGALSLANMILWWILAGIGLASLVGAYMPHNIFQNYMGPTFMGLIVTLIVATIMEVCSEGTAPLAFEIYRQTGAFGNAFVFLMAGVVTDYTEIGLLWVNVGKRVAIWLPIITVPQVIALGMLANAIF
- a CDS encoding class II SORL domain-containing protein, with protein sequence MSELKDLFQAADWKKEKHVPVIEITKDKPLSITVTVGKEIAHPNTTAHHIRWIEVYFLPKGEKSPYEVGRFEFSSHGESGQGPDTSTVYTDPEVILKLKTGKPGTILASSYCNIHGLWQGSKEIA